A region of Moorena producens PAL-8-15-08-1 DNA encodes the following proteins:
- a CDS encoding ABC transporter permease, with translation MKRTKGSDQRLPRVVYTPESKMRHPLQLFQEMGRDLLASRELAWRLLVRDISAQYRQSFLGIVWAFIPPIVTAVGFTMAKSNGVINVGSTELPYPAYVMFSMTLWQTFVETLNGPVQAVTQAKAMLAKINFPREAIILSKLGQVFFNFGIKLILIVGLFIWFKMPVSWSVIIAPVALINLVLFGTFIGLLLAPMGALYKDFSMGLTLATGFWLFLTPVVYPVPSEGVFGAIVKFNPVTPLLVTTRELATTGVISDPLGFWVASGIAVVGLLLAWIVYRLSMPFVVERMSS, from the coding sequence TTGAAACGGACTAAAGGATCAGATCAGAGATTACCCAGGGTGGTTTATACTCCTGAGAGTAAGATGAGGCATCCGCTTCAATTATTTCAAGAGATGGGGCGAGACTTGCTAGCTTCTAGGGAGCTAGCTTGGCGACTTCTGGTGCGGGATATCAGTGCCCAATACCGCCAGTCATTTCTGGGAATTGTCTGGGCTTTTATACCACCAATTGTGACAGCTGTTGGCTTTACTATGGCTAAGAGTAACGGGGTGATTAATGTTGGTAGCACGGAGTTGCCCTATCCAGCTTATGTGATGTTTAGCATGACCCTGTGGCAGACTTTTGTGGAAACACTGAATGGTCCTGTCCAAGCCGTGACCCAGGCCAAGGCAATGTTGGCTAAAATTAATTTCCCCCGTGAAGCGATTATTCTTAGCAAACTCGGTCAAGTATTTTTTAACTTTGGTATCAAGTTAATTCTGATTGTGGGCTTGTTTATCTGGTTCAAGATGCCAGTAAGTTGGAGCGTGATTATAGCACCAGTTGCTTTGATTAATCTTGTCTTATTCGGAACATTTATTGGCTTGTTATTAGCCCCGATGGGAGCCTTGTATAAAGATTTTTCTATGGGTCTTACTTTGGCAACTGGATTTTGGTTATTTCTGACTCCAGTTGTCTATCCAGTTCCTAGTGAGGGGGTATTTGGCGCTATTGTGAAATTCAATCCAGTCACTCCTTTGCTGGTGACAACACGAGAGTTGGCAACCACAGGTGTGATCTCCGATCCCCTGGGATTTTGGGTGGCGAGTGGAATTGCTGTGGTGGGATTGCTACTAGCTTGGATTGTCTATCGTCTCTCCATGCCTTTTGTAGTTGAGAGGATGAGTTCTTAA